The following are encoded in a window of Verrucomicrobiia bacterium genomic DNA:
- a CDS encoding amidohydrolase family protein translates to MMISAWAFARPYRPVEPLPAAIVDMHCHIAGIGAGGSGCFVSPQLRNNWRFKAYLRSFGTSEHELLQKGDLIVGDRLAGLLSESQHVSHAVVLALDGCVGRDGVLDAGRTEVYVPNTFVLEVVKRHTNLLFGASIHPYRTNALEELAWAKSQGAVLVKWLPSIMNFDPADPALIPFYQKLVELELPLLTHTGNERSFSTAQEEFGDPARLELPLQLGVTVIAAHIGSTGYFQKQRSTDRLAALMLRHTNLLSDISSLTQINKRPCMKEALLRNDFEGRLLYGSDFPLINPPLVSEWIYLFRLSPTALWRISRIDNPWDADVELKRQLGTPGAIFARPRQKLVVNH, encoded by the coding sequence ATGATGATTAGCGCCTGGGCTTTCGCCCGTCCCTATCGTCCGGTTGAGCCGTTGCCCGCCGCGATTGTCGATATGCATTGCCACATTGCCGGAATCGGAGCGGGCGGCAGCGGCTGTTTCGTGTCGCCGCAATTGCGGAACAACTGGCGGTTCAAGGCGTATCTTCGAAGCTTCGGAACGTCTGAACACGAACTTCTCCAGAAGGGAGACCTGATCGTGGGTGATCGCCTCGCCGGGCTGTTGTCGGAAAGCCAGCATGTGAGTCATGCCGTGGTTCTCGCGCTGGATGGATGCGTCGGACGCGATGGGGTTCTCGATGCCGGCCGGACGGAAGTTTACGTCCCGAACACCTTTGTGCTTGAAGTCGTGAAGCGTCACACGAACCTGCTGTTTGGCGCTTCGATCCATCCTTATCGCACCAACGCGCTCGAAGAACTCGCGTGGGCAAAGAGCCAAGGTGCCGTGCTGGTGAAATGGCTGCCGTCGATCATGAATTTCGACCCCGCCGACCCGGCGTTGATTCCATTCTACCAGAAGCTCGTTGAACTCGAGCTCCCGCTGCTCACCCACACCGGAAACGAACGTTCCTTCTCCACGGCGCAGGAGGAATTTGGGGATCCCGCCCGTCTCGAACTGCCGCTGCAGCTGGGCGTGACGGTCATAGCCGCGCATATCGGCTCCACGGGTTATTTTCAAAAACAGAGGAGCACCGATCGTCTCGCGGCGCTCATGCTGCGCCACACGAATCTCCTTTCCGACATCTCATCGCTGACACAGATCAACAAGCGTCCCTGCATGAAGGAAGCGCTGCTGCGCAACGATTTCGAGGGCCGACTCCTCTATGGATCCGATTTCCCGCTGATAAACCCGCCGCTTGTCTCTGAGTGGATCTACCTGTTCCGGCTATCGCCGACCGCGCTGTGGAGAATCTCGCGCATCGACAATCCCTGGGATGCAGACGTGGAACTGAAGCGGCAACTCGGGACGCCGGGAGCAATCTTCGCGCGGCCGCGGCAAAAACTGGTCGTCAACCATTGA
- a CDS encoding abortive infection system antitoxin AbiGi family protein, translated as MRTGKERKPAGNIHRQQLFYWMGASLDRRNKRRKVLRDDLVRACLEQVAASLKRGIWVKTPRVPEQFQLRDEQFRLDLPIACFTEWSLGESLPHTSEYGRIGLGFPKRWVIERGGQSVTYFRHNERGHFLRSAFRLLNALGEPGPDGAWRARGISGLEDLRYLLHFAKMIRLRPPEREGRKVKSVPEVRPRTRRKKKPGADKQAYRRKFGAPLHFVEEREWRIVYSEANRRFVKGPGIPDFFLPYLPGEELFTLVLPDNKVVSRLLERDWFTDRLFTPWKHYPELKGRRVPPVTVLAHSDIGTY; from the coding sequence ATGAGGACAGGCAAGGAAAGAAAACCAGCGGGGAACATTCATCGCCAGCAGTTGTTTTACTGGATGGGCGCGAGCCTGGACCGTCGCAACAAACGTCGCAAGGTGCTGCGGGATGATCTCGTTCGGGCCTGCTTGGAGCAGGTGGCGGCTAGCTTGAAACGTGGCATCTGGGTCAAGACACCGCGCGTTCCGGAACAATTTCAGCTCCGCGATGAACAATTTCGACTCGACCTTCCGATTGCGTGCTTCACCGAATGGTCCCTCGGCGAAAGCCTGCCGCACACCAGCGAGTATGGCCGCATTGGCCTTGGCTTTCCGAAGCGATGGGTCATTGAGCGCGGCGGACAATCTGTGACTTATTTCCGCCATAATGAACGCGGCCATTTTTTGAGAAGTGCCTTTCGGCTCTTGAATGCATTGGGTGAACCGGGACCTGACGGAGCGTGGCGCGCGCGCGGGATCTCGGGTCTCGAAGACCTGCGTTACTTGCTGCACTTTGCAAAAATGATCCGCTTGCGCCCGCCCGAACGCGAAGGGCGGAAAGTGAAGTCCGTTCCCGAGGTCCGGCCGCGGACTCGACGAAAAAAGAAACCCGGCGCGGATAAACAGGCGTATCGGCGCAAATTTGGAGCTCCTCTCCACTTTGTTGAAGAACGCGAGTGGCGGATTGTCTATTCAGAAGCGAATCGCCGCTTTGTCAAAGGTCCGGGCATCCCGGATTTCTTCCTGCCCTATTTGCCGGGCGAAGAATTATTCACGCTGGTGCTGCCTGACAACAAGGTCGTAAGCCGCTTGCTGGAACGTGATTGGTTTACGGACCGCTTGTTCACGCCCTGGAAGCATTATCCTGAATTGAAGGGCCGCCGCGTGCCTCCCGTGACAGTTCTCGCTCACTCAGACATAGGCACTTATTAA
- the thrC gene encoding threonine synthase translates to MSYNAWFQCIDSECGQTYPLNTVVYQCRRCSSLLEVQHDTAALTDRSADQWKKLFEQRNKGNEWPYGSGIWGKKEWVLPQIANENIVSLYEGGTNLFWAERFGKIVGVNDLWIKLCGNTHSGSFKDLGMTVLVSQVKQMISEGAPIKAVACASTGDTSAALATYCAAAGIQSIVLLPRGKISLAQLIQPVANGSLVLYLDTDFDGCMRLVQEITKDETLYLANSMNSLRVEGQKTVGIEIVQQFDWQVPDVMIIPGGNLGNVSALGKGLLMMRDLGLISKLPRIVVAQAERANPLYRSYLKNFESFEPIQAEKTLASAIQIGNPVSIQKAIRTLKQFNGVVEQATEDELADAAALADRTGMFTCPHTGVALAVMIKLLKAGKIDKAEKVVVISTAHGLKFVEMKVKYHQKEMDFPCRYANEPIELPARLDAVKDALKKALADGNRFNV, encoded by the coding sequence ATGTCCTATAACGCATGGTTCCAGTGTATCGATTCTGAGTGCGGGCAAACGTACCCGCTCAACACCGTCGTGTACCAATGCAGGCGCTGCAGTTCGCTGCTGGAAGTCCAACACGACACCGCCGCGTTAACGGACCGAAGCGCTGACCAATGGAAGAAACTGTTTGAGCAGCGCAACAAGGGAAACGAATGGCCGTATGGCTCAGGCATCTGGGGCAAAAAGGAATGGGTGCTGCCGCAGATTGCGAACGAAAACATTGTCTCTCTTTATGAAGGTGGCACCAACCTTTTCTGGGCGGAGCGATTCGGGAAGATTGTCGGCGTAAACGACCTCTGGATCAAACTGTGCGGCAACACACACAGCGGGTCGTTCAAGGATCTCGGGATGACGGTCCTCGTTTCCCAGGTTAAACAGATGATCTCGGAAGGCGCGCCCATCAAAGCCGTTGCCTGCGCTTCAACCGGCGACACCTCCGCCGCGCTCGCAACGTATTGCGCTGCGGCCGGCATTCAATCCATCGTGCTCCTGCCCCGCGGAAAAATTTCCCTCGCGCAGTTGATCCAGCCGGTCGCCAATGGCTCTCTTGTTCTTTACCTCGATACGGATTTCGACGGCTGCATGCGGCTGGTCCAGGAAATCACCAAGGACGAGACGTTGTACCTCGCGAACTCAATGAATTCGCTGCGAGTTGAAGGTCAGAAAACGGTTGGCATTGAGATCGTTCAACAGTTCGATTGGCAGGTCCCCGACGTGATGATCATTCCCGGCGGGAACCTCGGCAACGTCTCCGCCCTTGGCAAAGGTTTGCTCATGATGCGGGATCTCGGATTGATTTCGAAGCTGCCCCGCATCGTGGTCGCGCAGGCGGAACGCGCGAACCCGCTCTATCGATCCTATCTCAAGAACTTCGAAAGTTTTGAACCCATCCAGGCTGAAAAAACCCTCGCGAGCGCGATTCAAATTGGCAATCCAGTCAGCATTCAGAAAGCAATCCGCACCTTGAAGCAGTTCAACGGAGTCGTGGAACAGGCGACTGAAGACGAACTCGCGGACGCTGCGGCGCTGGCTGATCGCACGGGCATGTTCACGTGCCCGCACACAGGCGTCGCCCTCGCTGTCATGATCAAGCTGCTCAAGGCAGGCAAAATCGACAAAGCAGAAAAAGTCGTGGTCATTTCGACTGCGCACGGCCTGAAGTTCGTCGAGATGAAGGTGAAGTATCACCAGAAGGAAATGGATTTCCCGTGCCGATACGCCAATGAGCCAATCGAACTTCCCGCGCGATTGGACGCTGTAAAAGATGCGCTGAAGAAGGCGCTCGCCGATGGCAATCGCTTCAACGTGTAG